A window of Amphiprion ocellaris isolate individual 3 ecotype Okinawa chromosome 12, ASM2253959v1, whole genome shotgun sequence contains these coding sequences:
- the tmem200a gene encoding transmembrane protein 200A: MTAAAGVLTGLAKLKRQDSARSQHRPISAASGLGNGGADGAPRKRKRRTDVVVVRGRLRLYSASGFFLLLGLVILAIGIGMATLGYWPHSKSVPTGGERGVETEKDVANMSHSVQDSPSKPPEGVLMRFLDQHLHSERMKMLGPFTMGIGIFIFICANAILHENRDRETKIIHMRDMYSTVIDIHRLRQKELKQNHHRSSTCAREAIDIRAFGADTAARLASNSLLAFSTRPGGISGSTEEEEVLLGDEELHRCKEQVKLDCSFAGLLAPLYKDRSYCGAGLGLTHSDSMRHQWSVDGDGEKGGHHARSIVSSSISAFTLPVIKLNNCVIDEPEMEAITEEDRGAERRDGERPPPLSSMESLVVPVATVAKASKPPGLHRSNSASSSSRCSSFSSSSLSPAPSSTSGCWLSPGAARNDFGSNSSLHMLNSHSKSLDLERGPSMLSVHPEQHKHPSWPRLDRSNSSRINSGNRGSSKGYVRLEDREEQGDRLLDASQSATARRDYSKREKLLMISRSHNNLSFEHDEFNSSTLRRGSSETRF; the protein is encoded by the exons ATGACTGCAGCAGCAGGTGTCCTAACAGGCTTGGCCAAGCTAAAGCGCCAAGACTCGGCCCGCTCTCAGCATCGACCCATATCAGCAGCATCGGGTCTGGGGAACGGCGGTGCTGATGGAGCACCGAG aAAGCGGAAGCGGCGCACCGATGTCGTGGTGGTCAGAGGAAGACTCCGTCTGTACTCGGCCTCTgggtttttcctcctcctgggACTGGTGATCTTGGCCATAGGGATTGGCATGGCAACGCTGGGTTACTGGCCTCACAGTAAAAGTGTTCCAAccggaggagaacgtggagttGAAACTGAGAAGGACGTGGCCAACATGAGTCACAGTGTACAAG ATTCACCCTCCAAGCCGCCTGAGGGCGTCCTGATGCGTTTCCTCGATCAGCACCTTCACTCCGAGAGGATGAAGATGCTCGGGCCCTTCACCATGGGCATTGGGatttttatcttcatctgtGCTAATGCCATCCTTCAcgaaaacagagacagagaaacgAAG ATTATCCACATGAGAGACATGTACTCCACTGTCATCGACATCCATCGTCTCAGGCAGAAGGAGCTAAAACAAAACCATCATCGTAGCAGCACCTGTGCAAGAGAAGCCATAGATATTCGAGCTTTTGGAGCCGATACAGCAGCTCGGTTAGCTAGCAACTCCCTGCTAGCGTTCTCCACCCGGCCTGGAGGCATTAGTGGGTctacagaggaggaagaggtgctGCTAGGGGATGAGGAACTTCACAGATGCAAAGAGCAAGTTAAGTTGGATTGTAGCTTTGCAGGGCTGCTGGCGCCGCTCTATAAGGATCGGTCATATTGTGGCGCTGGACTCGGTTTGACTCACTCGGATTCGATGCGACATCAGTGGTCAGTGGATGGAGATGGGGAGAAGGGAGGACACCATGCACGATCTATTGTCTCCTCCTCTATCTCGGCATTTACTCTCCCTGTTATTAAACTCAACAACTGTGTGATCGATGAGCCAGAGATGGAGGCAATAActgaggaggacagaggagcagagaggcgAGACGGCGAGAGGCCACCGCCGCTGAGCTCCATGGAGTCTCTGGTGGTTCCTGTAGCAACTGTCGCCAAGGCGTCCAAACCGCCAGGTTTACACCGGAGCAactctgcctcctcttcctcccgatgctcctctttctcctcttcctccctctccccggctCCCTCCTCTACCTCAGGATGCTGGCTTTCTCCTGGAGCAGCGAGGAACGACTTTGGCTCCAACTCCTCTCTACACATGCTCAACAGCCATTCCAAATCTCTGGACCTGGAGCGTGGACCGAGCATGCTCAGTGTGCACCCGGAGCAGCATAAGCACCCCAGCTGGCCCAGACTGGACCGTAGCAACAGCAGCCGGATTAACAGTGGAAACCGAGGTAGCAGTAAAGGCTACGTTCGGCTGGAGGACAGGGAAGAGCAGGGGGATCGACTCCTGGATGCTTCCCAGTCGGCGACAGCCAGACGCGACTACAGCAAACGAGAGAAGCTGCTCATGATATCCAGGTCACATAATAATCTGAGCTTTGAGCATGACGAGTTCAATAGCAGCACACTGAGGAGAGGCAGCTCCGAGACTCGATTCTGA